The genomic stretch TGCACAGTCTGCAGTGAAAAAATAGACAATTACAATACTTGGCATCCACAACGGACTGAATATCTTGACTGAATATGCTGCATTTAATTACGTCCATTAAGTACAGTACAATTAATAAGACTAAATAGCCAATTAGTAGGGTACATATTAggctatgtatatatatatatatatatatatatatatatatatatatatatatatatatatatatatataaatataaatatatatatactttttttttgcaagggACGTTAAGGTTAATTAGCCTGAAACTACTCTGTCTACGCTATAGACACTGATTACATTGAATTAATTAacactgattttatttaatcggcgtttttttttttttgtcattggcTCTCTACAAATTATGACAACAAACGCAAATCAAATGGTGTCATGGCGTAGTCCTTTTAAGATCAAGATCATTCTCCTCCAGCCACAACagcaaaatgtatttaaccCTAAGTTATTAACCCTaagtaaatgtatataaacgGTTCATCAGCGTCTGTTAGCGATTTTGACTCGTACAGATTTATGGCTTCAGTCACAACGGTTTCTGAAAACAAATGGCCTACTGCGCCTGatcaggatttattttttctgacaCCGAcctcaacaaacaaacaaacaaacaaataaataaataaataggcctaaacaaaaatataaagtgAATATGATCCATGCCACAAGGTCTCTGGTTTAACTCTGAGAATAAAAAGTGAAGTAGTTCATATTCCGGGCTCCGTCGTGTGCGTTATGGAGGTCCCTTTTGAGCGGTGACGGCTCCTCCGAAACGGGCGGCGACATCCTCTTCCTTTTGGCCTGCTCAAAAATCCCCGAGTCGCCTGAATCGACGGATTTCACCGAAGAAGGTGTTTCTGTCCATCCTGTATCCGCTGCGTCCTTGTCTTTGCTCGTTTCGGAAACTATCGGTGCTGTCTCGTCCTTCTCCACGTTCAGTCCGTCTTCAGACAAATACGAGCGATCAAAATTGGTCTCCGTGATCCAGCTCGGCAGACCCGTAGCGCGCGGCTCCCAGCCGGCCTGCGTGGCGCAGTAGGCAGGAAGCGCGCGACCAGAAGTTGGGCTAGCGGAAAGCgtctgacctttgacccctgCGGTGGCAGGGTAGGGCAGCAAAGAGGGCAGGCTGCCAGTCAGATCAGCTGCCTCGTAAGTCGAAGCGGGAAAATCTAATCTGTTATTAAACCATCTGTCCTCAGGTTGCTCCGAGCCCCCCAGGCTGTTAGTGAAAGAGAGCGCGCGCTCCACGCTCCCCGCCGGACCCGAATAATGTCCGACGAACTGGTCTTGGAGAAGGGAGCTGGTAGCCGCGTACCGGGCCGACATCAGCTGCGCGCGCTGGGAGTCAGAGGAAGACGGGCTAAGGCGCTCAGTGTCACAGGCTGTGTAAATCCTgcacacatagatagatagatagttagatagatagatagatagatagatagatagatagatagatagatagatagatagatagatagatagatagatagatagatagattggttgattggttgattggttggttggttgattgatttAATAAGAGACAAAGTCTATATTATTAGAACATAAATCGTTTAGGAAAATAAACTTTTCATATTTCACTGAAACTGTGTATAGGAAGAAgtcaattaataaaaatgtacgcaaacgaaataaaaaaaatattaagagtAAAATagtttacatcatttttattacagaaatatttatgcCAAATGTCAAATGTCAGTGTCAAATGTGACCAGTTTATGGATCATTTTGGTAAATCTACAAATATATCCAAAGCTGTAtctaaatgtatgtatgtgtgtatttatccaGCGtgtgagtaaaagtaaaagcaacAGTCATAATAAAAATGAGAGTACTCACGTGTCATAATTATCCCGAAATCCTTTGGCAAAAGGATTATGATCGATTTTCAGCTGGgtgatctaaaataaaataaaatacaataaaatacaatgaaattaGGGGGAAAACGTTCAAGAGGAAAATTCCATAAACATTCAGAACTAAAGCTACATCAACTGAACGCACATTGCTAAAATACATGTCAAAAATAAGCCCGGCCTTTTATTATAACAGTGTGAcggcagtgttgtgtgtgaatgtgtacgCTATTAGTACACCAATGTGAAGAGTTGTCCTTACATCCGTGTTCTGGTATGCAGTGACAGCTATGAACTGCGTTTCCGGAAAGGTGAACGTGTGAACGCGGTCGGACCGGCTGGTGTCTTCTGTCCCGTCTTCATTCACTTCGACCAAGTGCACTCGGGGCTGGTACTTATGGAGCGATTGGAGGACGACCATCTTGGCgaaccgtaaaaaaaaaaaaaaaaaaaaagaatagaagtGTTAATAAATCCATCATGCGTGATCCCCAGCCACTTGACAAGGCGCCAGAGGTTGACGGCGAGGCTGGAAACTACAAACAAGCGCCAATTAGGCGTAATACTTGTGCCAAAAAGGTTTAGAAACCTCCTCCCTGGCTTAACCATAATGTAAAAGTCGAAATAATTGAAGTTAGCACGAAGAGTGGTgcttgaaaagaaaaagaaaatcttttttgttAACTTTACGGGTATTTAAGAATGAAACAACGTTTCAGTCGCGCCAAgttcattaaattaaatcaaataatgaAATCAGTAAACGTTTTGTACATTTACCTGTCCACTGTTATTTGAAGCTCCTTTGTTGTTAGTTAATTTCAGTTTACCGAACGAAATCTCTTGACGCATCCAGTGCGCTCCTGTGTTTGGAGAGTCCGGGTGCATGTACACTCTATTTCCTACAAATATACAATCTAGCcattaaatacaatacaaaaacgTATATTGGAAATAAACTTAATAGGGAAAATAAACATAGTTTGAAATTGGGAATAATTTTACTGGAATATTTTTTATACTCTTAATACAACCTGATGCGTTTATTTAACAAGAACATTACCTGTTACATTCGTATCCGCTTTTCCGCACGGAACCCACTTTCCTCCCTGGAAACGCCAGTGGTTCGGATCGGCCAGAATAATATccacaaaaatattataatgagCTGTCGGGTCAAGTCCAGAAATGTTGAAGCTAAGGAATGGAAACATGCGTCTAGAGAAAAATAGCGAGCAATCATTAATTAGACTATATATTCTAAAAATCTTCGgcataatcat from Tachysurus fulvidraco isolate hzauxx_2018 chromosome 2, HZAU_PFXX_2.0, whole genome shotgun sequence encodes the following:
- the LOC113658957 gene encoding T-box brain protein 1-like, with the translated sequence MHLQHCTSPSARNAASDFPDELLTEHHPATSSGATPGNHPALTKLPAELTSEEDNRSERNTSIGSDAQRTLDGSHVEKRNAPETNRVRTTTATISSSSTATMFSYAAQHGHTLTPFSITNPGHFVAHHTVIPNGPYDGVLSGAPRQNYSSAGYPYAQAYSQAYQSGALYPLSSAHAGLMAGKAQVYLCNRALWLKFHRHQTEMIITKQGRRMFPFLSFNISGLDPTAHYNIFVDIILADPNHWRFQGGKWVPCGKADTNVTGNRVYMHPDSPNTGAHWMRQEISFGKLKLTNNKGASNNSGQMVVLQSLHKYQPRVHLVEVNEDGTEDTSRSDRVHTFTFPETQFIAVTAYQNTDITQLKIDHNPFAKGFRDNYDTIYTACDTERLSPSSSDSQRAQLMSARYAATSSLLQDQFVGHYSGPAGSVERALSFTNSLGGSEQPEDRWFNNRLDFPASTYEAADLTGSLPSLLPYPATAGVKGQTLSASPTSGRALPAYCATQAGWEPRATGLPSWITETNFDRSYLSEDGLNVEKDETAPIVSETSKDKDAADTGWTETPSSVKSVDSGDSGIFEQAKRKRMSPPVSEEPSPLKRDLHNAHDGARNMNYFTFYSQS